The Synergistaceae bacterium nucleotide sequence TATGGCTCTAGTTTCAGGAATAGGCGAAAGAGTCGAGCGCGTTACAGAACAAAAAATTCACGGAGTTATAGCGATTCCCGATTGGCAGACTGACACGAAAGCAGCATATAAGGAACTTGATGAACTTGACGAGAGTCACGGCTTTGATATTTTGCTGGCACGCACTGAATTACGAGATATTTATCATGCAAACGCGGGAGCAGGACTCAAAGTCGGATTATTGCCGAATGATTTCTTGAAAGTTTTAATCAAGAGACACCCGAAATATAATGAGTTATTCAAAATTTTTGACTCATCAGGTGCAGGAGCATGGGGATTAACAGGTTCGGGCAGTGCAGTTTTTGCGGTCATGAAAGATTTTGTAAAAATTGACTGGCCAAGCTACATTAAGAACGTTTTATATTTTTAGCGAGTGAATTTGTAGAAATTTTTTGCGGGTTGCGTGAGATTCTTTCTTGCGCGACTCGTTTTTTATATGAAC carries:
- a CDS encoding 4-diphosphocytidyl-2C-methyl-D-erythritol kinase, which produces MDGMRIILPTFAKINLTLRVLNKRPDGYHNLVSTFLKIPSGDVLYISESTANLDVVSANISITGENIISKALRIAREDGYKIPYLNVKIHKSIPPGSGLGAGSGNAAAILSLFGAEKVAAKVGADVPFLCSGLNMALVSGIGERVERVTEQKIHGVIAIPDWQTDTKAAYKELDELDESHGFDILLARTELRDIYHANAGAGLKVGLLPNDFLKVLIKRHPKYNELFKIFDSSGAGAWGLTGSGSAVFAVMKDFVKIDWPSYIKNVLYF